One Gossypium hirsutum isolate 1008001.06 chromosome A11, Gossypium_hirsutum_v2.1, whole genome shotgun sequence genomic window carries:
- the LOC107923075 gene encoding phosphatidylinositol transfer protein 3, whose protein sequence is MFLRRRHTQKDDSEQRDAKVIELRTAIGPLSGRCSLFCTDACLMRYLEARNWNVDKARKMLEETLKWRSTYKPEEIRWHEVAHEGETGKVSRASFHDRQGRTVLILRPEMQNTTSAENNIRYLVYLLENAIINLSEGQEQMSWLIDFTGFSLNTSVPIRTARDIIYILQSHYPERLAIAFLYNPPRFFEAFYKAVRYFLDPKTAQKVKFVYPKNKDSVEMMQLYFDIENLPNEFGGNATLKYDHEEFSRLMAQDDVKTAKFCGIDEKPYQIGNGHSVAPEPAPIAQQAS, encoded by the exons ATGTTTCTTCGTAGAAGGCATACACAGAAGGATGATTCTGAGCAACGAGATGCAAag GTCATTGAACTCAGGACTGCAATAGGACCCCTGTCTGGGCGCTGTTCATTGTTCTGTACCGATGCATGCCTCATGAGATATTTAGAAGCTCGGAATTGGAATGTAGACAAGGCAAGGAAGATGTTAGAAGAGACATTAAAGTGGCGATCGACTTATAAGCCTGAAGAAATCCGTTGG CACGAAGTGGCACATGAAGGTGAGACCGGAAAAGTATCCCGAGCGAGTTTCCATGACCGTCAAGGAAGAACAGTGCTTATATTGAGGCCTGAAATGCAG AACACTACATCAGCGGAAAATAATATTCGCTATTTGGTCTATCTCTTAGAAAATGCTATCATAAATCTCTCCGAAGGCCAAGAGCAAATGTCATGGTTGATAGACTTCACAGGATTTTCCTTGAACACCAGTGTTCCCATCAGAACAGCCCGGGATATCATATACATCCTTCAAAGCCACTATCCAGAGAGGCTGGCAATCGCTTTCTTGTATAATCCACCAAGGTTTTTTGAAGCCTTCTATAAG GCTGTGAGGTATTTTCTGGATCCAAAAACAGCTCAGAAGGTGAAATTTGTTTACCCTAAAAACAAAGATAGTGTGGAGATGATgcaattatattttgatattgagAACCTCCCTAACGAATTTGGGGGAAACGCAACATTAAAGTATGACCACGAAGAGTTCTCACGATTGATGGCTCAAGACGATGTAAAAACTGCTAAATTCTGCGGAATTGATGAGAAACCATACCAAATTGGCAATGGACATTCAGTAGCACCGGAGCCAGCGCCCATTGCACAACAAGCGAGCTGA
- the LOC107923690 gene encoding sugar transporter ERD6-like 6 has translation MSFRDDTEDGRDLKKPFLHTGSWYRMRQSSIMSSSAQVIRDGSISVVLCVLIVALGPIQFGFTCGFSSPTQDQIVEDLKLSVSEYSIFGSLSNVGAMVGAIASGQIAEYIGRKGSLLIAAIPNIIGWLAISFANHSSFLFMGRLLEGFGVGIISYTVPVYIAEIAPQNMRGSLGSVNQLSVTIGIMLAYLLGLFTNWRVLAVLGILPCLILIPGLFFIPESPRWLAQMGMTEEFEASLQVLRGFDTDISVEVNDIKRAVASSRKTTTIRFADLRRRRYWYPLTVGIGLLVLQQLSGINAVLFYSSNIFERAGVKSSNVATFGLGLIQVIASGVTTWLVDKAGRRVLLMISSSGMTLSLLLVATAFYVEGYILEDSVIHSAMGIMSLVGLVAFAISFCLGVGAIPWVIMSEILPVNIKGLAGSVATLFNWMTAWAVTMTANLLLSWSGGGTFTIYAGLAAFTIIFVARCVPETKGRSLEEIQSSFR, from the exons ATGAGTTTCCGTGACGATACTGAAGATGGCCGCGATCTCAAGAAGCCGTTTCTACATACCGGAAGTTGGTATCGGATGAGGCAGTCCAGTATTATGAGCTCCTCCGCTCAAGTCATTCGCGATGGATCAATCTCCGTCGTCCTCTGTGTTCTCATCGTCGCCTTGGGCCCTATACAATTTGGCTTCACC TGTGGATTTTCTTCACCTACGCAAGATCAAATCGTTGAAGATCTCAAGCTTTCGGTTTCAGAG TATTCTATTTTTGGTTCGTTATCAAATGTGGGCGCAATGGTTGGTGCGATTGCCAGCGGTCAAATTGCTGAATACATTGGCCGAAAAGGG TCGTTACTGATTGCAGCGATTCCAAACATAATAGGATGGCTGGCCATATCTTTTGCCAAT CATTCCTCATTTTTATTCATGGGAAGGTTGTTAGAAGGTTTCGGTGTCGGCATTATTTCTTACACG GTACCTGTATATATAGCAGAGATAGCACCCCAAAACATGAGAGGAAGCCTTGGATCAGTAAACCAG CTATCAGTCACTATTGGAATAATGCTGGCTTATCTGTTGGGATTGTTTACAAATTGGAGAGTGCTTGCAGTTTTAG GAATATTACCATGTCTAATATTGATACCTGGGCTGTTCTTCATACCCGAATCTCCTCGATGGCTG GCACAAATGGGAATGACGGAAGAATTTGAAGCCTCTTTGCAAGTTTTGCGTGGTTTTGATACGGATATCTCTGTTGAAGTTAATGATATCAAG AGAGCCGTAGCATCATCAAGGAAGACAACAACAATTCGATTTGCAGATCTTAGGCGAAGAAGATATTGGTATCCTTTGACG GTAGGGATTGGATTATTGGTGCTTCAGCAACTCAGTGGCATCAATGCTGTTTTATTCTATTCCAGTAATATCTTCGAAAGAGCTG GGGTTAAATCTAGCAATGTGGCCACGTTTGGGCTTGGTCTTATTCAG GTCATTGCATCTGGTGTGACGACGTGGTTGGTAGACAAAGCCGGTCGCAGGGTGCTCCTTATG ATATCTTCGTCTGGAATGACTTTAAGTTTGCTCCTTGTTGCCACGGCATTTTACGTTGAG GGATACATCTTAGAAGATTCTGTCATACACAGCGCAATGGGAATAATGTCATTGGTGGGCCTTGTG GCTTTTGCAATTTCCTTCTGTTTGGGTGTAGGAGCAATTCCATGGGTTATAATGTCCGAG ATACTTCCAGTAAATATTAAGGGTCTAGCCGGCAGTGTAGCGACGTTGTTCAACTGGATGACGGCTTGGGCAGTTACCATGACTGCAAACTTGCTTCTCTCTTGGAGTGGTGGAG GGacattcacaatttatgctggtTTGGCTGCTTTCACCATTATATTTGTGGCACGTTGCGTTCCGGAAACAAAAGGAAGAAGCCTAGAGGAAATTCAATCCTCCTTCAGATAG